A genomic segment from Amphiura filiformis chromosome 10, Afil_fr2py, whole genome shotgun sequence encodes:
- the LOC140162712 gene encoding low-density lipoprotein receptor-related protein 12-like, translating to MSDRRISNNQLAASSVYGDDPQTYGPQNARLNLNLGGGAWCPVSVRPENTGGYEYLEINLINMTMLTAVSTQGRWNYGLCREYVRKFRLEYTTNDGSWMKYTDQSLETVFDGNSHTQTVNTIYISPAIIATKVRIVPVVEMVTTVCMRVELFGCLWQDDQCPSEDKVILAYNDVHEMTSANYPENYDNNMHCRWKFKGPEDSVIIVRIMDFDLHRHGDRFVIGSGSLSGDLSRLVIELTDTVRTGVQFASDEPELWMTFLSNFHGTAKGFRLDVFAKPANDVFICFDQSGVLTQQNVCDGIVNCINEADELPCECRSDQFICGNGRCISDEHRCDENFDCMGGEDEANCHADCPINANVTLELDTPTVLRSANHSGTYSNNTHCLWLLLGPSNSFLKIIFRAFELEPLRDTLRIGYGLDPGNSSTVIEILTDTIQPDMTMLVTSPHAWMTFITDESVNLAGFNLEVVASKTIDSGTTLN from the exons ATGAGTGACAGACGGATATCAAATAACCAGCTAGCAGCTAGCTCTGTGTACGGTGATGATCCACAAACGTACGGACCGCAAAATGCAAG ATTGAATTTAAACCTCGGTGGCGGGGCCTGGTGTCCAGTCAGCGTACGACCAGAGAACACGGGTGGATACGAGTACCTAGAGATAAACCTCATCAACATGACCATGCTTACTGCCGTGTCCACGCAGGGCCGTTGGAATTACGGCCTTTGTAGGGAATACGTTAGGAAGTTCCGTTTGGAATACACAACGAATGATGGGAGTTGGATGAAATATACAGATCAAAGTTTAGAAACA GTATTTGATGGTAACTCGCACACACAGACCGTCAATACAATATACATAAGCCCAGCCATTATAGCCACCAAAGTCAGGATTGTCCCTGTAGTAGAGATGGTCACAACGGTGTGTATGAGGGTGGAGCTCTTTGGATGTCTATGGCAAG ATGACCAATGCCCTTCGGAAGATAAAGTAATCCTCGCTTACAACGATGTACATGAAATGACGTCAGCAAATTATCCCGAGAACTATGATAATAATATGCACTGTCGGTGGAAATTCAAAGGACCGGAAGATTCGGTGATTATTGTTAGAATTATGGACTTTGATTTACATAG GCATGGTGATCGTTTCGTCATCGGCAGTGGCAGTCTTTCAGGTGATCTATCACGGCTTGTAATTGAGCTCACAGACACAGTTCGCACCGGGGTTCAATTTGCATCTGACGAGCCAGAGTTATGGATGACCTTCCTCTCAAATTTCCATGGTACTGCTAAAGGTTTTCGGCTGGATGTATTTGCAAAACCTGCAAATG ATGTGTTCATCTGCTTTGACCAAAGTGGTGTTCTTACACAACAAAATGTATGTGACGGTATTGTAAATTGCATCAATGAGGCCGATGAACTACCTTGTG AATGCAGATCTGACCAATTCATATGTGGCAATGGTCGATGTATAAGTGATGAACACAGGTGTGATGAGAACTTTGACTGTATGGGAGGAGAGGATGAGGCTAATTGCC ATGCAGATTGTCCCATTAATGCTAATGTAACTTTGGAGTTAGACACTCCCACTGTACTACGATCAGCTAATCACTCAGGAACATACAGCAACAATACACATTGTCTCTGGTTATTGTTAG GGCCGTCTAACTCGTTCCTCAAGATCATATTTAGAGCATTTGAGTTGGAACCTCTGCGTGATACACTTCGCATAGGATATGGGCTAGATCCTGGAAATTCGTCTACTGTTATTGAG ATACTTACAGACACTATCCAACCTGATATGACAATGTTGGTGACGTCACCACATGCGTGGATGACGTTTATCACAGACGAATCTGTCAACCTAGCCGGATTTAATCTAGAAGTTGTGGCTTCAAAAACAATTG ATTCAGGGACTACGCTAAATTAA